GCCCTTCAGGACTTCTCCCAGAGCGGTTTGGAGTCGGTAGTCCGGGAGTATCTCGAAGAAACGGATCTGAAATTCAAGGCCCTGGCCCAGCCGATTCGGGTCGCACTGACCGGGCGGAAGGCCAGTCCAGGCCTGTTTGAAATGATGGAGGTGCTGGGCAAAGATCGAGTTTTGCGCCGTTTTCAGGCAGTGGCAGCGTAACCCGCAAAACCATGTTTGCTCGGCCTCGGGGAGCCGGTTTCACTCCTTTCCTGCGACTGTTGCGCAGAGCAAAAAAATCCCCGGCCATTGAACAATGGCCGGGGAACATTACACGCCCCGTTGCCGGGCGGCGAACCGACGCGGCGCCGCTTAGATGCGGGGCTTGGTCACCGCACCGCTGCGCAAGCAGCGCGTGCAGGCGGTCACTTTCTTGACCTGCCCTGAGGACAATTGGGTCCGCACACGCTGCAAGTTGGGCATGAACCGACGCTTGGTCTTGTTGTTCGCGTGGCTGACATTATTGCCGACCTGGGGCTTTTTGCCGCAAAAATAACATTCCTTGCTCATCGACGTCCTCCTTCATGTCCACGCCCCGTTTCGATTCCAGGGGCCTGGTCTGCTCTATTGGAATACCTGATGACGCACGCTACCGCCCGGGGTCAGGGGCGTCCGGACGGCAAAGCGCCATTGCTCCGTCTGGTCAAAGGTGGTAGCTGTACTCGTTTTTTTCCGGCTTGGCAAGGGGAGCATCTTGACAAGTCTTCCTGTTCCTGACTACATATCGCTGTTCGCGAGGCAATTATGTCAACAACACATTGGGTGACAATAACCAATCTCCCGGCCGATGGCCGGGAATTTACTTTTACCGAGCAGTCGATCTGGTCGGAGCCACTCCAGGAATTCGGGTTGCCTTGGCGCATCGTCGAACCGTTGCGCGCGTCGGTTTTCCTGTTGCCCCAAAAGGACGGCTGCTACATCCGGGGCTCCCTCAAGGGCGAACTGGAGATGGCCTGCCACCGGTGTGCCGAACCTGCCCGGGTGCCTGTTCATCGCGATTTCGAACTCTTCGAGCAATTGCCCGACGAAGAGGCCGACGATCTGGAGGCCTTGACGCCAGGATTCCTGCGCGAGAACGACGAAATCCTTGAACTCGACGTGGCCGGCATCCTCTGGGAAGAACTCCAACTCGCTGTGCCGGACAAGGTCCTGTGCGCAGCGGAGTGCCTTGGTCTGTGCCCGCATTGCGGCGCGAATCTGAACACCAATTCCTGTGATTGCGCCTCAGAAGAGGGCGACCCCCGGATGGCTGTCTTTCGCAAGCTCAAAGTCCATTAGTTCAGGCAGGGGGACCCCTGTCTGCTTTTCTCTTGTCAAACACGAACCACACTATCGAGGTGACCTATGGCCCTGCCGAAAAAGAAAACCTCTCGTTCCAAAAAAGGTATGCGCCGCTCCCACCATCGGGTCCCGAAACCCACTGTCATCTATTGCGAATGCGGCGAGCCCGCGCTGCCGCACCGCGTCTGCAGCAGCTGCGGCACCTACCGGGGCAAGCAGTACACAAGGACTGCCGGGGATGAACAAGCCTAGCCGGCCCTGCATAGCCGTCGACGCCATGGGGGGCGACTTCGGCCCCCAGGTGGTCGTTCCCGGCGCTTTGAATGCCGCGAAAGCCAATGCGCTGTCCTTGGTCTTTGTGGGACGGGAGGAAGAGATCCGTCCCCACCTGGACCAAGCCGACACCACTGGCGTGGAGGTGGATGTTGTCGACGCACGGGAAGTGGTTGCCATGTCGGACAAGCCCTCCCAATTGCGCCGCAAGCAGGACACGTCCATCCAGAAAGCGTTTTTGCAGGTCAAAAAAGGGCGGGCCGACGGGGTTGTCAGCGCTGGCAACTCAGGGGCCAGTCTTGCTTGCGGGATGTTTACCCTGGGCCGGATCAAAGGCATTGAACGCCCAGCGCTGGCGTCCATCCTGCCGACAGAGAAAAACCCGCTGGTACTGATCGACGTTGGCGCCAACGTGGACTGCAAAGCGCGGCACCTCTTTCAATTCGGGCTCATGGCCGATGTCCTGGCCAAGGATGTCCTGCAGATTGAAAGCCCCCGGGTGGGGATTTTGAGCATTGGCGAGGAGGAAGGAAAAGGCAACGCCCTGGTGCGCGATGCCTACACCATGCTCAGCCGGTCTTCCCTGAATTTTGTCGGCAATATTGAAGGCCGGGACATTTTCGGTGGAGACATCGATGTGGCCGTGTGCGACGGCTTTGTGGGCAATGTGGCCCTGAAAATCAGCGAAGGGCTGGCCCACTCGTTGTCGCGCATTCTCAAACGGGAATTGACCACGGGCGTCATGGCCAAGTTGGGATGCCTCCTGGCCAGAGACGGCTTCCGCCGATTCGCTAAACGGGTCGACTATGCCGAATACGGCGGTGCCCCGCTACTTGGGCTCAACGGGATCGCCCTTGTTTGCCACGGGGCGTCGAACGCCAAGTCCATTTCCAGCGCCGTAGCCATGGCTGGCACGTTTGTCGACAACAATGCCAATGAACACCTAGTCCAGGGATTGACCAGAAACAAGGAACTTTCCCTCTATGGGCGAGGCAATGGTGAGGCTTCTGAAGCCGCTGCGTCCCAGGAGTTGCCCAAGGCCTCCTCTTCGTAGTTTCGAGTTTTTGTGTCCGCCTCTGGCGGCCGCCACACACCCTGCTCCGCCTCTGCCCAACCCAGCATATGGCTGTACAGGATGAGGTCGCGTCCGGCCGCAACCGGGCGCAGCACTCCAAGCACCGCCGCAACTCACCGCTTTGACGGCGCGAGGTTCTTTGCCATTTATGTCCGCTCACACTCCGAAAATTCTCGGCTTCGGTCATTACGCTCCTTCCAGAACGCTCACCAATGCCGACCTCGAAAAGATGGTCGACACCTCGGACGACTGGATCACCACCCGAACCGGGATTAAAGAACGCCACGTCGCCGCCCCGGACGAAGCCTGCTCCGATCTGGCCCTTCCCGCCGCCCGGCAGGCCTTGGAACAGGCTGGCCTGACTCCCGATTCCCTGACCCATATTTTTGTCGCCACGTTTACTCCGGACGCCTACGTGCCCAGCGCCGCCTGCGTTTTGCAGCACAAGCTCGGAGCCTCGCAGGCCATGGCCATGGATTTGGCCGCGGCCTGTTCGGGATTTCTCTATTCCCTGGAAACAGCCCGGGCCTTCCTGGCCATCCACCCGGAAGCCAAGATCCTGGTCGTGGGCAGTGAAGTCATCACCTCCCGGACCAATTTCACCGATCGCTCGACCTGCGTCCTGTTCGGCGATGCGGCCGGGGCGGCTGTTCTCGGCAACCAGGACAATGCAATAGCCGCATTGGATGATGTCCTTTTGGGTGCAGACGGCAGCCTCGGTGATCTGCTGGTCGTCCGCGGCGGTGGTTCTGGGGCCCCTGTCGCCCTTGGGGAGAGCGTGGACGAATCCTTTTTTGTCCAGATGCAAGGCAGTGAGGTCTTCCGCCACGCCGTGCGCAGCATGGCCTCCATCACCAACCAGGTCCTGGCCCGCGCCGGTCTTTCGGCCAAGGATATCGACCTCTTCATCCCCCACCAAGCCAATATCCGAATTATCGAAGCCCTGGCCAAGAAGCTCGCCTTCCCCATCGACAAGGTCTACGTCAACGTGAACCGCTTCGGAAACTCCTCCGCGGCTTCAGTTCCGCTGGCCTTAAGCGAAGCGTTGCAAGAAGGCTATATCCCTGAAGATGCCACGGTGTTGCTGGCGTCGTTTGGTGGCGGATTCACCTGGGGAGCAGCCTTGCTCAAATTTGGCCGGGGGCATTGATTGCAAACGGCCGTGAGTTGTTTTAGGAGCGGATGGAACGCACGGAACCCGGGATAACACCCCCTTTATCTTCGCACTCCCAAGCGCTTCCGTGCGGCGCTGCGGTACAAAACGCTCCAGCCACCGACGACGATAAACGAAATGGAGAACACCATGGACGCTCCTCGCCCGGCAGCCCTGGTCACCGGTGGGTCCCGGGGCATCGGCAAAGCTGTAGCCACCCGTTTGGCCAAGGACGGTTTCGAGGTCCTTTTGACCTACGTCAGCAAGCCTGACGAGGCGCAAGCGGTCTGCGACGATATCGCCTCTCAGGGAGGCACAGCCCGCGCCTTGTCCTTGAATATAGGTGACACCGAGGCTGTGGCCGCTTTCTTCAGGGACCATATTGCTGGCAAGGTCGACCTGCAGGTGCTGGTCAACAACGCCGGCATTACCAAGGATGGTCTGCTGGTGCGCATGAAACCGGCGGACTGGGAACAGGTCATCCAGGTCAATCTGACCGGCTCTTTTGCGTGTCTGCAGCAGGCCGCGAAAATCATGATGAAGCGCCGCAGCGGGCGGATTATCAATATCGCTTCGGTTGTCGCTCAGACGGGCAACCCCGGCCAAGCCAACTATGTCGCGGCCAAGTCCGGTCTGATCGGACTGACCAAGACCGCAGCTCTGGAACTGGCCCCCCGAGGCGTGACAGTCAACGCCGTAGCCCCGGGATTCATTGCCACGGATATGACCGACGCCCTGTCCGACTCGCTCAAGGAGCAGTACCAGCAAAAGATCCCGCTTCAGCAGTTCGGTCGCCCGGAAGATATCGCCGGCACCGTCTCCTTTCTGGCCTCTGACGAGGCCGGATACATCACGGGCCAGGTCCTTGGCGTCAACGGCGGCATGCACCTCAACTAGTCCGGTCGCCCGGCGCGAACAATGCGTGAGCCGAGATTCTGCCCCAGCGCGCCTGAACTTTGAACACATTTTCCCGCAGGCTGCTCAAAAATCTCCAGTCGGTGCAGAAAAATTCAAGTTTGCCGCAGTCAAATCTGTCCGGATCTATTGAATTCAACGCTGCACTGCCGCCCATTTGGTGATTGCCGGCGGCCTGCTGAACCCTGCCTGCTTTCAGGTGGACAAACACGTCAACACACATTGAGGAGGAACATATGGCTGCTTTTGAAAAACTTCAGGAAATTGTTGCCGAACAACTCGGTGTCTCCAATGATGAGGTCAAACCCGAAGCCTCTTTTGTCGAGGACCTTGGCGCCGATTCCCTGGATCTGACCGAATTGATCATGGCCATGGAAGATGAATTCGGCATTGAAATTGATGACGAGGAAGCCCAGAAGTTGACGACGGTGAAAGCCGCTCTGGATTACATCGAAGCCAACAGCTAATAGAGACGCCAGGCGGGCACCGCTTTATCGGCTGCCCGCCTGTATTTGTTCGAGCTCCACTCGCTTCGGACGCCGCCTGAGCGCCGAGCGACACGTCGCCGGCACCAACCCGACGCACGCCCATGCGGACGCCGGGTTGGTGTTTATGCTCCGGCTGGAGCCAGCATCGCGGTAGAGCCCAGAACAAAACGAGAGCACAGAAATTTTGCCAAAGCCTGCTTGGGCCGTCTCGCCATCTCAAGCAGTTGCGTAGCGGGGAGAGTATGAATTTGAACAGGGTAGTTGTGACCGGCTTGTCGGCGTTGTCGCCCATTGGCGCCGATCTGGAAACGACCTGGACCAATCTCTTGGCCGGGAAATCCGGGATCGGCCCGATCACACAATTTGATGCCAGTGAATACGCCACCACCATCGCCGGTGAAGTCTCTGACTTTAATGTAGAAGACTTTATCGAACGCAAACAGGCCCGGCGCATGGACCGTTTCACCCAATTCGCCGTAGCGGCCACGCAGATGCTCTTCGAAAACGCCCAATGGCAGATTCCGGAAGAGGAACAAGGTGACGTCGGGACGCTTTTGGGCTGCGGGCTCGGGGGGTTGAAAACCATTGAGGAATTCCACACCAAATTGATGAAATCAGGTCCCAAACGGGTCTCTCCGTTCTATATCCCGATCCTGATCTCCAACATGGCCCCGGGGCAGATCTCCATCAGCACCGGCGCCAAAGGGCCCAATTTGGTGACCACCTCCGCGTGTGCCTCCGGCCTGCACGGCATCGGCTACGCCTACACCGACATCATGCTCGGCCGGGCCAAGGCCATGATTTGCGGCGGAGTGGAATCGACCATCACGCCGATGGGCGTTTCCGGCTTCAACGCCATGCGGGCCCTGTCGACCCGCAACGATGATCCGACCAGGGCCTCACGCCCCTTTGACCAGGGCCGTGACGGCTTTGTCATGGCTGAAGGGTGCGGCCTGCTCCTGCTCGAATCGCTCGATCATGCCCTGGCCCGAGGCGCCCGCATCTATGCCGAGGTTGTCGGTTTCGGCGCTTCGGCCGACGGCTACCACATGACCGCCCCCAAGGAAGACGGCGAGGGCATGTCCCGCTGCATGCGGGCAGCCATCAAGGAAGCCGGGGTGCAGCCTGAGGATATCGACCATATCAACGCCCACGGCACATCGACAGCGCTCAACGATCTCTGCGAGACCCGGGCCATCAAGGATGTTTTTGGGGACCGTGCCACATCCATTCCAGTCACCGCCAATAAATCCATGGTCGGACACCTGCTCGGTGCAGCCGGCGGTCTCGAAAGCGTCATTTCGGTCAAAACACTTGATGAAGGCAAGATCCCCGGGACGATCAACCTCGAGAACCCGGAACCCGAATGCGACCTGGACTATGTCGCCGACGGGACCCGAGAGCAGTCAGTGCAATACGCGCTGTGCAATTCATTCGGCTTCGGCGGAACCAATGCCACCATGCTCTTTAAGCAGTACGACGGGAAATAAGGACCACGCCATGCAGCACTTGCTCCAGACCGACCCAGATATGGCCAAGGCAATCGATCTCGAACACCAACGGCAATTGAGCAAGATCGAACTCATCGCCTCGGAAAATTTCACATCCGCCGCCGTTCGCGAGGCCACCGGCTCGATCATGACCCACAAATACGCCGAAGGGTATCCTGGCAAGCGGTATTACGGCGGCTGCGAATTCGTGGACATGGCCGAAGAACTCGCCCGGGAACGGGCCTGCCAGCTCTTCGGGGCCGAGTACGCCAACGTCCAGCCCCATTCGGGCTCCCAGGCGAACATGGCGGTCTATTTCGGGGCCTTGAAGCCAGGCGACACCATCATGGGCATGGATCTGTCCCACGGCGGCCATCTGACCCACGGCGCTCCGGTGAGCTTCTCCGGCAAGCTCTTCAAAACCGTGTTCTACGGTGTGGATCAAGCCACTGGGATCATCGATTACGAGCAGGTCGCCGAACAGGCCCGCACGCATCGCCCCCAACTGATCATTGCCGGGGCCAGCGCCTACCCCAGGGAAATCGACTTCGCCCGATTCCGGGCTATTGCCGACGAGGTCGGCGCCCAACTCATGGTCGATATGGCCCACATCGCCGGTCTTGTCGCCACCGGGCTGCACGCCTCTCCCATCGGCCATGCCCATTTCACGACCTCGACGACCCACAAGACACTGCGCGGCCCGCGCGGCGGACTCATCCTCAGCGGTTCTGAATTTGGCAAGACACTGAATTCCCAGATTTTTCCCGGTATTCAGGGTGGACCGCTCATGCATGTCATCGCCGCCAAAGGGGTGGCGTTTGGCGAGGCCCTGCAACCGAGCTTTCGCGCCTATCAGGAGCAGGTCGTGGCCAACGCTCAGGCACTGGGCCACGCCCTGACCGAGACCGGTTTCGACCTCGTCTCCGGCGGGACCGATAACCACCTCCTGCTTGTCGATCTGACGCGCAAGAACATCACCGGGAAAGATGCTGAAGCTGCCCTGGACAAAGCCGGAATCACCGCCAACAAGAACACGGTCCCTTTTGAGACCCGTTCTCCTTTCGTGACCTCCGGTATCCGCCTAGGCACACCGGCAGTAACCACCCGCGGCATGACCGCCGAGCACATGCATCAGATCGCGGCCTGGATCGAAGCCGCGCTGGACAATATGGACAACGAAACTCGCTTGCTGGAGATCAACAAGGAAATTGCCGCCTTCGCCGGTGAATTCCCGCTATTCATCTCCCAGCCTGGGGCGGACCTCTCCTCATGACCCCCCGTCTGCCCTGGCCCGACTATTTCATGCGCATAGCGCATCTTGTGGCCGAGCGCTCGACATGCCTGCGGCGCCGGGTTGGGGCGATTGCGGTCAAGGACAACCGTATCCTGGCCACCGGGTACAACGGCGCTCCTGCCGGCTTGGCCCATTGTCTGGATATCGGGTGTCTGCGGGAAAAAATGGGGATCCCCTCCGGGGAACGCCACGAATTGTGCCGTGGACTGCACGCTGAACAAAACGTCATTATTCAGGCCGCAGTCCACGGCATTCCTCTCAAGGGCGCCGAGATTTTCTGCACCACGCAGCCGTGTCTGATCTGTACCAAAATGCTTATCAATTCCAACATTACGGCTATCTATTTCGCTGAAGGCTATCCCGATGCCTTGGCGCGGGAGATGCTGGAAGAAGCCGGTGTCGTCTATGAGCGATTTACGCCTGCCGCAGAACGCTAAAGAAGCGGTGATGCAGCACGCGGTAGAACTGGGCGAAACCGGCTTCGGCCGAACCGCGCCAAATCCCTGCGTCGGAGCGGTCATCACCCGCAATGGAGCGGTTATGGCCGAAGGATACCACACCGCTTGCGGGGCGCCCCACGCCGAAGTCGAAGCCATTGCCCAGGCCAGGGCAGCTGGAGTGGACTTGTCGGAATGCACCTTGTGGGTCACATTAGAACCGTGCAATCATCACGGCAGGACCCCTCCGTGCACCAAAGCCATCATCGAAGCCGGCATCCGCAGCGTGGGCATTGGCACCCTGGACCCCAATCCCCATGTGGGTGGCGGCGGAACCGCTTTTCTGCGTGACCAGGGCGTGGAGGTGGAGGTGGGTATTCTGGAACCGGCATGCCGGGACCTCATAGCCGATTTTCTTCTTTGGCAACAGGAAAAACGCCCTGGTGTCCTGCTCAAACTCGCGGCCACTCTGGATGGAAAAATCGCTACCCGCAGCGGCCATTCGGCCTGGGTCAGCGGCCCGGAAGCCCGCGAGGAGGTGCATGGACTGCGCGGCCGGGTCGATGGTGTTCTCGTTGGAGGCGGGACCTTGCGCGCGGACAATCCCCGCCTGACTTGTCGCAGTGAAAGGGCCCTGAATAAACAGCCCTTGGCCCTGGTCGTCACCTCCCGCTTGCCTGAGGCCCAGGACGATCTCCACCTGCTGCGCCATCGGCCGCAGGAGACCATCTTCTGGACGACTGACGACCAATCCCGGACGCCCCAGGCCGATGCCCTGCGCGCCCTGGGCTGCCGGATCTGGGATCTGCCGCTCACCGCTTCCGGGATGCTCGATCTTCGGGCCGGACTGACACATTTTTTTGATCAAGGCCTGGGCCACACCATCCTCTGTGAAGGCGGCGGCCGATTGGCTCTGGCTTTGGCCGAGCAAGGTCTTGCTGACAGACTACGCCTGTACTTGGCCCCGAAAATCCTGGGCGACGCGACAGCGATCAATCTTTTTTCCGGCCGGGACGAACTGGATATGGGGCAGGCGTTGCCCTGGCGTTTCACCCGCTCGCGGCAGGTCGGCGCTGATATGTGTCTGGAATTACGCCCTCAGACACAGCAGGGGGCCGCTCGAAACGGTGCCCCCGAATCGATCCCAGCCCCCCGGTCGCGGTAGTCGAAAGGACGATCATCCATGTTCACCGGACTTATTCTCGGCGTCGGAACTGTGAGCGCCCTGGACAAAAAAGGCGATGAAAGCCGTCTCCGCATCCGTCCCCACTTCTCACTGACCGACTGCGAGTACGGGGAAAGCATCGCCGTCAACGGAGTCTGCCTGACCGTGGAGACCTTTGGACGGGATTGGTTTACGGTCTACGCCTCTGCCGAAACATTGCGCCGCTCCAATCTCGGCGGCCTGCGCCCCGGAGATGCCGTGAATCTTGAGCGCGCCCTGGCCGTGGGCGACAGGCTCGGCGGCCATCTGGTCAGCGGCCATGTGGATTGTCTGGCCCGCATCGAACAGATCACTGCGGCCGGCCAGTCCACCGCCTACACCCTGGGCTTCCCCAAACAATGGGGACCGTTCGTGGTCGACAAGGGATCGGTCTGCCTCGATGGGATCAGCTTGACCGTCAATGCCTGTACACCAACGACTCTGGCCGTAAATATCATCCCGACCACGCGAAAGGAGACGACCATCGCCTCGTGGCAGGTCGGCTCTCAGGTCAATATGGAAGTCGACATCATCGGAAAATACGTCCAGAAAATGGTTGCTCCCTGGAGCGGAGAGCCGGCAGGCGAGCCGGAAACCGGCCAGGGTCTGACCCTGGATTTTCTCCGCGAGCACGGTTTTTAAAGACAGGAACCACGTGTACCGGATCTGTGCGCAGCCGCGGGTCCGGACGGGACGTTGAACTTGTTGCAACACCTATCACTACCGGGACACCCCGGAGACTGAGGACACCATGCCTGTTTGTACGCCAGAGGAAGCCATTGAAGAAATCCGTCAAGGCCGCATGCTCATCCTGGTCGACGACGAAGATCGCGAAAACGAGGGCGACCTGACCATTGCCGCAGAACATATCACGCCTGAGGCCATCAATTTCATGGCCACCCACGGACGGGGGCTCATCTGCCTTGCCCTGGCCCCGGAATGGGTCGACCGCCTTGAACTGCCGATGCAGCCCCGGCGCAACGAATCCAAATTCGGCACCGCCTTCACCGTCTCCATTGAGGCCGCTCAGGGAGTGACCACCGGGATTTCCGCACACGACCGGGCCACAACCATT
The sequence above is drawn from the Desulfohalobium retbaense DSM 5692 genome and encodes:
- the rpmB gene encoding 50S ribosomal protein L28, with translation MSKECYFCGKKPQVGNNVSHANNKTKRRFMPNLQRVRTQLSSGQVKKVTACTRCLRSGAVTKPRI
- a CDS encoding YceD family protein, whose translation is MSTTHWVTITNLPADGREFTFTEQSIWSEPLQEFGLPWRIVEPLRASVFLLPQKDGCYIRGSLKGELEMACHRCAEPARVPVHRDFELFEQLPDEEADDLEALTPGFLRENDEILELDVAGILWEELQLAVPDKVLCAAECLGLCPHCGANLNTNSCDCASEEGDPRMAVFRKLKVH
- the rpmF gene encoding 50S ribosomal protein L32: MALPKKKTSRSKKGMRRSHHRVPKPTVIYCECGEPALPHRVCSSCGTYRGKQYTRTAGDEQA
- the plsX gene encoding phosphate acyltransferase PlsX, with the protein product MNKPSRPCIAVDAMGGDFGPQVVVPGALNAAKANALSLVFVGREEEIRPHLDQADTTGVEVDVVDAREVVAMSDKPSQLRRKQDTSIQKAFLQVKKGRADGVVSAGNSGASLACGMFTLGRIKGIERPALASILPTEKNPLVLIDVGANVDCKARHLFQFGLMADVLAKDVLQIESPRVGILSIGEEEGKGNALVRDAYTMLSRSSLNFVGNIEGRDIFGGDIDVAVCDGFVGNVALKISEGLAHSLSRILKRELTTGVMAKLGCLLARDGFRRFAKRVDYAEYGGAPLLGLNGIALVCHGASNAKSISSAVAMAGTFVDNNANEHLVQGLTRNKELSLYGRGNGEASEAAASQELPKASSS
- a CDS encoding beta-ketoacyl-ACP synthase III, which codes for MSAHTPKILGFGHYAPSRTLTNADLEKMVDTSDDWITTRTGIKERHVAAPDEACSDLALPAARQALEQAGLTPDSLTHIFVATFTPDAYVPSAACVLQHKLGASQAMAMDLAAACSGFLYSLETARAFLAIHPEAKILVVGSEVITSRTNFTDRSTCVLFGDAAGAAVLGNQDNAIAALDDVLLGADGSLGDLLVVRGGGSGAPVALGESVDESFFVQMQGSEVFRHAVRSMASITNQVLARAGLSAKDIDLFIPHQANIRIIEALAKKLAFPIDKVYVNVNRFGNSSAASVPLALSEALQEGYIPEDATVLLASFGGGFTWGAALLKFGRGH
- the fabG gene encoding 3-oxoacyl-[acyl-carrier-protein] reductase — protein: MDAPRPAALVTGGSRGIGKAVATRLAKDGFEVLLTYVSKPDEAQAVCDDIASQGGTARALSLNIGDTEAVAAFFRDHIAGKVDLQVLVNNAGITKDGLLVRMKPADWEQVIQVNLTGSFACLQQAAKIMMKRRSGRIINIASVVAQTGNPGQANYVAAKSGLIGLTKTAALELAPRGVTVNAVAPGFIATDMTDALSDSLKEQYQQKIPLQQFGRPEDIAGTVSFLASDEAGYITGQVLGVNGGMHLN
- the acpP gene encoding acyl carrier protein, yielding MAAFEKLQEIVAEQLGVSNDEVKPEASFVEDLGADSLDLTELIMAMEDEFGIEIDDEEAQKLTTVKAALDYIEANS
- the fabF gene encoding beta-ketoacyl-ACP synthase II — its product is MNLNRVVVTGLSALSPIGADLETTWTNLLAGKSGIGPITQFDASEYATTIAGEVSDFNVEDFIERKQARRMDRFTQFAVAATQMLFENAQWQIPEEEQGDVGTLLGCGLGGLKTIEEFHTKLMKSGPKRVSPFYIPILISNMAPGQISISTGAKGPNLVTTSACASGLHGIGYAYTDIMLGRAKAMICGGVESTITPMGVSGFNAMRALSTRNDDPTRASRPFDQGRDGFVMAEGCGLLLLESLDHALARGARIYAEVVGFGASADGYHMTAPKEDGEGMSRCMRAAIKEAGVQPEDIDHINAHGTSTALNDLCETRAIKDVFGDRATSIPVTANKSMVGHLLGAAGGLESVISVKTLDEGKIPGTINLENPEPECDLDYVADGTREQSVQYALCNSFGFGGTNATMLFKQYDGK
- the glyA gene encoding serine hydroxymethyltransferase, which produces MQHLLQTDPDMAKAIDLEHQRQLSKIELIASENFTSAAVREATGSIMTHKYAEGYPGKRYYGGCEFVDMAEELARERACQLFGAEYANVQPHSGSQANMAVYFGALKPGDTIMGMDLSHGGHLTHGAPVSFSGKLFKTVFYGVDQATGIIDYEQVAEQARTHRPQLIIAGASAYPREIDFARFRAIADEVGAQLMVDMAHIAGLVATGLHASPIGHAHFTTSTTHKTLRGPRGGLILSGSEFGKTLNSQIFPGIQGGPLMHVIAAKGVAFGEALQPSFRAYQEQVVANAQALGHALTETGFDLVSGGTDNHLLLVDLTRKNITGKDAEAALDKAGITANKNTVPFETRSPFVTSGIRLGTPAVTTRGMTAEHMHQIAAWIEAALDNMDNETRLLEINKEIAAFAGEFPLFISQPGADLSS
- a CDS encoding deoxycytidylate deaminase, which codes for MTPRLPWPDYFMRIAHLVAERSTCLRRRVGAIAVKDNRILATGYNGAPAGLAHCLDIGCLREKMGIPSGERHELCRGLHAEQNVIIQAAVHGIPLKGAEIFCTTQPCLICTKMLINSNITAIYFAEGYPDALAREMLEEAGVVYERFTPAAER
- the ribD gene encoding bifunctional diaminohydroxyphosphoribosylaminopyrimidine deaminase/5-amino-6-(5-phosphoribosylamino)uracil reductase RibD; protein product: MSDLRLPQNAKEAVMQHAVELGETGFGRTAPNPCVGAVITRNGAVMAEGYHTACGAPHAEVEAIAQARAAGVDLSECTLWVTLEPCNHHGRTPPCTKAIIEAGIRSVGIGTLDPNPHVGGGGTAFLRDQGVEVEVGILEPACRDLIADFLLWQQEKRPGVLLKLAATLDGKIATRSGHSAWVSGPEAREEVHGLRGRVDGVLVGGGTLRADNPRLTCRSERALNKQPLALVVTSRLPEAQDDLHLLRHRPQETIFWTTDDQSRTPQADALRALGCRIWDLPLTASGMLDLRAGLTHFFDQGLGHTILCEGGGRLALALAEQGLADRLRLYLAPKILGDATAINLFSGRDELDMGQALPWRFTRSRQVGADMCLELRPQTQQGAARNGAPESIPAPRSR
- a CDS encoding riboflavin synthase; the encoded protein is MFTGLILGVGTVSALDKKGDESRLRIRPHFSLTDCEYGESIAVNGVCLTVETFGRDWFTVYASAETLRRSNLGGLRPGDAVNLERALAVGDRLGGHLVSGHVDCLARIEQITAAGQSTAYTLGFPKQWGPFVVDKGSVCLDGISLTVNACTPTTLAVNIIPTTRKETTIASWQVGSQVNMEVDIIGKYVQKMVAPWSGEPAGEPETGQGLTLDFLREHGF